One genomic window of Monodelphis domestica isolate mMonDom1 chromosome 1, mMonDom1.pri, whole genome shotgun sequence includes the following:
- the CIB2 gene encoding calcium and integrin-binding family member 2 isoform X2, whose protein sequence is MDYRKNPIVTVPMSVIIQMPEFKENPFKERIVASFSEDGEGNLTFNDFVDMFSVLCESAPRELKASYAFKIYDFNNDNFICKSDLELTLARLTKSELEEEEVVLVCDKVIEEADLDGDGKLSYADFEDMIAKSPDFLSTFHIRI, encoded by the exons ATGGACTACCGAAAGAACCCCATAGTCACCGTGCCCATGTCGGTCATCATACAAATGCCTGAGTTCAAG GAGAATCCCTTCAAGGAGAGAATTGTGGCATCTTTCTCTGAGGATGGTGAGGGGAATCTCACCTTCAATGACTTTGTGGATATGTTTTCAGTACTCTGTGAGTCAGCACCCAGAGAGCTCAAAGCAAGCTATGCCTTTAAGATCTATG ACTTCAACAATGACAACTTCATCTGCAAGTCAGACCTGGAGCTGACCCTGGCTCGGTTAACCAAGTCTGAactggaggaagaggaggtggtTCTTGTCTGTGATAAGGTCATTGAAGAGGCTGATCTGGATGGAGATGGAAAACTCAGCTATGCAGACTTTGAGGACATGATTGCTAAATCCCCTGACTTTCTGAG CACTTTTCACATTCGGATCTGA